One region of Streptomyces sp. CG4 genomic DNA includes:
- a CDS encoding ATP-grasp domain-containing protein, with the protein MKKILLIEALANSGPYVLDAARELGAHVFVATHEDVYESYPAALRDKIHGAVFTDLTDPDRALADLAGFAEATEIDAVAGCWEFFTPLVAHLAERLGLPGNDPRLAQACRNKAEMAQAFYAGQVPAPATISVRTAGEAARALGRIGMAFPVVVKPAEQGGSWGVSVVESPEQLDTAVQHAQSWPIAAPHGLAMDQRVVVQEYVPGPEFSLDTVVWRDAYFHLPPVEKHTTAGAYRAETGHTCPAALPAAELSAVRAAAERALRALGIRNGVAHTELKISPDTGPVVIEVGARLPGDHLVDVVRRASGIDEARAYLQAVLDEKPDVPAPREGACAIRFLTPPRAGTFHGVTIDGPHDGLVDGDITTPPGAVVGSAHDNSARIGHLIFTAATPAQVNADAARALAHTRIEVS; encoded by the coding sequence GTGAAGAAGATCCTGCTGATCGAGGCGCTAGCAAACTCGGGCCCTTATGTGCTGGATGCCGCCCGCGAACTCGGCGCGCATGTCTTCGTCGCCACCCACGAGGACGTCTACGAGAGTTACCCCGCCGCGCTGCGCGACAAGATCCACGGCGCGGTGTTCACCGACCTCACCGACCCGGACCGGGCGCTGGCGGACCTGGCCGGGTTCGCCGAGGCGACGGAGATCGACGCGGTGGCCGGCTGCTGGGAGTTCTTCACCCCGCTCGTCGCGCACCTGGCCGAGCGCCTGGGGCTGCCCGGCAACGACCCCCGGCTCGCCCAGGCATGCCGGAACAAGGCCGAGATGGCCCAGGCCTTCTACGCGGGCCAGGTGCCCGCGCCGGCAACGATCAGCGTGCGCACGGCCGGGGAGGCGGCACGTGCCCTCGGCCGCATCGGCATGGCATTCCCGGTCGTCGTCAAACCCGCCGAGCAGGGCGGCTCCTGGGGCGTCAGCGTCGTCGAGAGCCCCGAACAGCTCGACACCGCCGTACAACACGCCCAGTCCTGGCCGATCGCCGCCCCGCACGGCCTGGCCATGGATCAGCGCGTCGTCGTCCAGGAGTACGTCCCCGGACCCGAGTTCAGCCTCGACACCGTCGTCTGGCGCGACGCGTACTTCCATCTGCCCCCGGTCGAGAAGCACACCACCGCCGGCGCCTACCGGGCCGAGACCGGCCACACCTGCCCCGCCGCTCTGCCGGCCGCCGAGCTGAGCGCCGTGCGGGCCGCCGCCGAACGGGCGCTCCGGGCGCTCGGCATCCGCAACGGCGTCGCCCACACCGAACTCAAGATCTCACCCGACACGGGTCCCGTCGTCATCGAGGTCGGCGCCCGCCTGCCGGGAGACCACCTCGTGGACGTCGTACGCCGGGCCTCCGGCATCGACGAGGCCCGCGCCTACCTCCAGGCCGTCCTCGACGAGAAGCCCGACGTACCCGCGCCCCGGGAAGGGGCGTGCGCGATCCGGTTCCTCACCCCGCCGCGCGCCGGCACCTTCCACGGGGTGACCATCGACGGACCGCACGACGGCCTGGTCGACGGGGACATCACCACCCCGCCCGGCGCCGTCGTCGGCAGCGCCCACGACAACTCGGCCCGCATCGGCCACCTGATCTTCACCGCCGCCACGCCCGCGCAGGTCAACGCCGACGCCGCCCGCGCACTCGCCCACACCCGCATAGAAGTGAGCTGA
- a CDS encoding acyl-CoA thioester hydrolase/BAAT C-terminal domain-containing protein — translation MAIEITEHELAEPWESFLVEPASGSSNGVLVLSGSSGRVERERCRLFAREGIIAASIRWFGGRGQSPGICEIPLETFVAATGLLRDRGARRVSVLGVSKGAEAALHLSVLSDCADAVIALAPTSVTWANVGPGSDGLDRPYRSCWTWRGQPLPFVPYDDTWTPTEPEGAPVSVLGWYERSLATYADRLAAAAIPVEKAAGDLVLVAGGADRMWPALSFARELADRRTAAGRPVRLVTRQDAGHRTLFPGEVAPPASVHFDHGGTAEAGAALGAAAWPHVLRAVRGADV, via the coding sequence ATGGCCATAGAGATCACCGAGCATGAGCTGGCTGAGCCGTGGGAGAGCTTCCTCGTCGAGCCGGCCTCCGGAAGCAGTAACGGCGTCCTCGTACTCTCCGGCTCCAGCGGCCGGGTCGAACGCGAGCGATGCCGACTGTTCGCACGTGAGGGCATCATCGCGGCGTCGATCCGATGGTTCGGCGGCCGCGGCCAGTCACCGGGCATCTGCGAGATCCCGCTGGAGACCTTCGTGGCCGCGACCGGGCTGCTGCGTGATCGTGGCGCCCGGCGAGTCAGCGTCCTCGGCGTCTCGAAGGGCGCCGAGGCGGCGCTGCACCTGTCCGTCCTCTCGGACTGCGCCGACGCCGTGATCGCGCTCGCCCCGACCTCGGTCACCTGGGCCAACGTCGGCCCCGGCAGCGATGGCCTGGATCGCCCGTACCGCTCCTGCTGGACCTGGCGGGGGCAGCCCCTGCCCTTCGTCCCTTACGACGACACCTGGACCCCCACGGAGCCGGAGGGCGCGCCTGTGTCGGTGCTGGGCTGGTACGAGCGCAGCCTGGCAACCTACGCCGACCGACTGGCCGCCGCGGCCATCCCGGTGGAGAAGGCAGCCGGCGACCTCGTCCTGGTCGCGGGCGGCGCCGACCGCATGTGGCCGGCGCTGTCCTTCGCCCGCGAGCTGGCCGACCGGCGAACGGCAGCCGGGCGCCCGGTGCGGCTGGTCACCAGGCAGGACGCGGGCCACCGCACCCTGTTCCCCGGCGAGGTGGCGCCGCCCGCGTCCGTGCACTTCGACCACGGCGGGACAGCCGAAGCCGGCGCGGCACTCGGCGCGGCGGCCTGGCCGCATGTGCTGCGGGCGGTGCGCGGCGCGGACGTCTGA
- a CDS encoding MFS transporter: MNIPTGRRTARRGAPPGPGRRRGLRARAGLPALTGASRFVAAHAVDSLGTGLVFAFTVVYLTHATHLSLAEIGASLTLGNLLALPVPALGGILLDRCGPKTVVALANLVSAAGFAAFLVARSAWQISLAYLVVQAGINLYWTAARNLVPLACLPGEERLWFGFISSLRNLGIGVGAAVSAVALALFGPDSLYALIAANAGTFLCAALLFLTWKPTRSPAGPDISGAAGDGGTPDTSGPAQDSGGPARRGSRQANRQGSRQAVLRDGRYLLLVATNLAFVLAQMVPPVLLAVYVTGTLHAGAWIPGTLLVVNTAVVAVLTPAITRRSARHRPHRAIAGGFLVGAVSFALFAAPLALQGAPRWTVAAVLVVATLLFTLSEILSSPALSELSVALAPTAANGRHQVAFQLSWSIGGAAAPVVLTALLSRQPVLPWLLLTSLSVLAVPAAHALAPPEREEAQP, encoded by the coding sequence GTGAACATCCCCACCGGCAGGCGAACGGCCCGCCGCGGCGCCCCGCCGGGCCCCGGCCGGCGCCGCGGACTGCGGGCTCGGGCCGGGCTGCCCGCGCTCACCGGAGCGAGCCGCTTCGTCGCCGCTCACGCGGTCGACAGCCTCGGCACCGGGCTCGTCTTCGCCTTCACGGTCGTCTACCTCACCCACGCCACCCACCTCTCCCTCGCGGAGATCGGCGCGTCCCTCACCCTGGGCAACCTCCTCGCACTGCCCGTCCCCGCACTCGGCGGGATCCTCCTGGACCGCTGCGGCCCGAAGACGGTCGTCGCGCTCGCCAACCTCGTCTCCGCCGCCGGATTCGCGGCGTTCCTCGTCGCCCGCTCCGCGTGGCAGATCAGCCTCGCCTACCTCGTCGTACAGGCCGGTATCAACCTGTACTGGACGGCCGCCCGCAACCTGGTGCCCCTGGCCTGCCTGCCCGGCGAGGAGCGGCTCTGGTTCGGGTTCATCTCCTCGCTGCGCAACCTCGGCATCGGTGTCGGCGCGGCCGTCTCCGCCGTCGCGCTGGCCCTGTTCGGCCCGGACAGCCTGTACGCGCTCATCGCCGCGAACGCTGGCACGTTCCTGTGCGCGGCGCTCCTGTTCCTCACCTGGAAGCCCACCAGAAGCCCGGCCGGGCCGGACATCTCCGGCGCCGCAGGGGACGGCGGCACGCCTGACACCTCCGGCCCGGCGCAGGACAGCGGCGGGCCGGCCCGGCGGGGCAGCCGGCAAGCGAACCGGCAGGGCAGCCGGCAGGCGGTTCTCCGGGACGGCCGCTACCTCCTGCTCGTCGCGACCAACCTGGCCTTCGTCCTCGCGCAGATGGTCCCACCGGTCCTGCTCGCCGTGTACGTCACCGGCACCCTGCACGCCGGCGCGTGGATCCCCGGCACCCTCCTGGTCGTCAACACGGCCGTCGTCGCCGTCCTCACCCCGGCCATCACCCGCCGCTCGGCACGCCACCGCCCGCACCGCGCGATCGCCGGCGGGTTCCTCGTCGGCGCCGTCTCCTTCGCCCTCTTCGCCGCGCCCCTCGCCTTGCAGGGCGCCCCCCGCTGGACCGTGGCCGCCGTCCTGGTGGTGGCGACGCTGCTGTTCACCCTGTCCGAGATCCTCAGCTCTCCCGCACTGAGCGAACTCTCTGTCGCCCTGGCCCCCACCGCGGCCAACGGCCGCCACCAGGTCGCCTTCCAGCTGTCCTGGTCCATCGGCGGCGCCGCCGCTCCCGTCGTCCTCACCGCGCTGCTGAGCCGGCAACCCGTGCTGCCCTGGCTGCTCCTCACCTCCCTCAGCGTGCTCGCCGTCCCCGCAGCCCACGCCCTCGCCCCACCCGAACGGGAGGAAGCTCAGCCGTGA
- a CDS encoding YciI family protein, which yields MAKYLLLKHYRGAPAPVNDVPMDQWTQEEISAHVRYMQDFAARLEKTGEFVDGQALAPEGSWIRYDGEGRPPVTDGPFAETKDLIAGWMVIDVDTYERAVELAGELSAAPGAGGKPIHEWLEVRPFLTAPPTITE from the coding sequence ATGGCCAAATACCTGCTGCTCAAGCACTACCGCGGCGCTCCGGCTCCGGTCAACGACGTGCCCATGGACCAGTGGACGCAGGAGGAGATCTCGGCGCACGTGCGGTACATGCAGGACTTCGCGGCCCGGCTCGAGAAGACCGGCGAGTTCGTCGACGGACAGGCGCTCGCCCCCGAGGGGTCTTGGATCCGGTACGACGGTGAGGGACGCCCGCCGGTCACCGACGGCCCGTTCGCCGAGACCAAGGACCTCATCGCCGGCTGGATGGTGATCGACGTCGACACCTACGAGCGCGCCGTAGAGCTGGCCGGGGAGCTGTCGGCCGCCCCCGGGGCGGGCGGCAAGCCGATCCACGAGTGGCTCGAGGTGCGCCCGTTCCTGACCGCCCCGCCCACCATCACCGAGTGA
- a CDS encoding acetyl-CoA carboxylase biotin carboxylase subunit family protein: MQRIAFLRSVDIQRADPYIHGITPALARLGAEARLFHTHGDCGPDLFPGTSERLDPAATPDEFVERVRAWGADAAVAISLPDENALRDAVVKAKLEALGIRTVMTPLAATRVLCDKWETKRALDAHGLTTPPAVLVDSDLLNDRALPVPAYPDAVRLAAQDLGYPLMAKPLWDSTSMGIEFLPDPAALDRHLAARPTAHAVLEKCVSGRLCSVDIVGAGGHYTVMPLIWTGTAGGPPAFTFEDLRYVHPASGDDFRPTAQRLVDLCTALSVEGSVNVDMIYADGAYHVLEINPRIGGATTLSIAASGLNTFAALLDILHGTWPTRTGAPAERFAIECLTANPTPALLAELRARIDLVTCHDLIIDGHDHGGILTFTVNPGDEQRAVKELTGLYERTGFITAARLDKIRRLLTPAGR, encoded by the coding sequence ATGCAGCGCATCGCCTTCCTCCGGTCCGTCGACATCCAGCGCGCCGACCCGTACATCCACGGCATCACCCCCGCCCTGGCGCGGCTCGGCGCCGAGGCCCGCCTCTTCCACACCCACGGCGACTGCGGCCCGGACCTGTTCCCGGGCACGAGCGAACGGCTCGACCCCGCGGCCACACCGGACGAGTTCGTCGAGCGCGTGCGCGCCTGGGGGGCCGACGCGGCCGTGGCGATCTCCCTGCCGGACGAGAACGCCCTGCGTGACGCCGTCGTCAAGGCCAAGCTCGAAGCCCTCGGCATCCGCACCGTCATGACCCCCCTCGCCGCCACGCGCGTCCTGTGCGACAAGTGGGAGACCAAGCGGGCCCTCGACGCGCACGGCCTCACCACCCCGCCCGCCGTCCTGGTCGACAGTGACCTCCTCAACGACCGCGCGTTGCCCGTCCCGGCCTACCCGGACGCCGTCCGCCTCGCCGCCCAGGATCTCGGCTACCCCCTCATGGCCAAGCCGCTGTGGGACTCCACCAGCATGGGCATCGAGTTCCTCCCCGACCCGGCCGCCCTCGACCGCCACCTCGCCGCCCGGCCGACGGCACACGCGGTCCTCGAGAAGTGCGTCAGCGGCCGGCTCTGCTCGGTCGACATCGTCGGCGCCGGCGGCCACTACACCGTCATGCCGCTCATCTGGACCGGCACCGCGGGCGGCCCGCCCGCCTTCACCTTCGAAGACCTCCGCTACGTCCACCCCGCCTCGGGCGACGACTTCCGGCCCACCGCGCAGCGCCTCGTGGACCTGTGCACGGCGCTCAGTGTGGAGGGGTCCGTGAACGTCGACATGATCTACGCCGACGGCGCCTACCACGTCCTGGAGATCAACCCCCGGATCGGCGGCGCCACCACCCTGTCCATCGCCGCCAGTGGACTCAACACCTTCGCCGCCCTCCTCGACATCCTCCACGGCACCTGGCCGACCCGGACCGGCGCCCCGGCCGAGCGATTCGCGATCGAGTGCCTCACCGCGAACCCCACCCCCGCCCTCCTCGCCGAACTCCGCGCCCGAATCGACCTCGTGACCTGCCACGACCTGATCATCGACGGCCACGACCACGGCGGCATCCTCACGTTCACCGTGAACCCGGGCGACGAGCAGCGGGCGGTGAAGGAACTCACCGGGCTGTACGAGCGGACCGGCTTCATCACGGCCGCCAGGCTCGACAAGATCCGCCGTCTGCTGACCCCCGCGGGCCGGTGA
- a CDS encoding cytochrome P450: MSQQPVLLPYADPGFVADPYPLYRRLREDGPVRRAVIAGGLDAWLVTRYEDGLAALSDPRLSSDVRDASDPRLIEQLPEFERESMISNMLRSDPPDHTRLRRLVSKAFTARRVAELRPRIQEISDRLLDAVVPAGRADLVADFALPLPVTVISELLGVPVDDRQDFQRWTDAMLVRGETMPDPVVVNEAWQHMRAYVTKQLEAKRARPGDDLLSALISAHDEERRLNDDELIAMTFLLLVAGYVTTVNLIGGGIAALLAHPDQLTLLRDHPELLPDAIEECLRYDGPVNPGIARFAREDVEIAGVTVPRGATVLIASAIADRDPARYPDPDRLDITRQNNGHLAFGHGIHYCLGAPLARLEGQIAIGTVLRRLPDLALAVPPAELRRRPGGLRGPVQLPVTFAPLGDRTT, translated from the coding sequence ATGAGCCAGCAGCCGGTCCTTCTTCCTTACGCCGATCCGGGCTTCGTGGCGGATCCCTACCCCCTCTACAGGCGGCTGCGCGAGGACGGCCCGGTCCGGCGCGCGGTCATCGCCGGGGGCCTGGACGCCTGGTTGGTCACGCGCTACGAGGACGGGCTCGCCGCCCTGTCCGACCCCCGGCTGAGCAGCGATGTGCGTGATGCCTCGGACCCCCGCCTCATCGAGCAGCTGCCCGAGTTCGAGCGCGAGTCGATGATCAGCAACATGCTCCGTTCCGACCCGCCCGACCACACCCGGCTGCGCCGCCTGGTGTCGAAGGCGTTCACCGCACGCCGGGTCGCCGAGCTGCGGCCCCGTATCCAGGAGATATCCGACCGGCTGCTCGACGCCGTGGTGCCGGCCGGCCGGGCCGATCTCGTGGCGGACTTCGCGTTGCCGCTGCCGGTCACCGTCATCAGCGAGCTGCTCGGCGTGCCGGTGGACGACCGACAGGACTTCCAGCGGTGGACCGACGCCATGCTCGTGCGCGGTGAGACGATGCCCGACCCTGTCGTCGTCAACGAGGCCTGGCAACACATGCGCGCGTACGTGACGAAGCAGCTCGAAGCCAAACGCGCCCGGCCGGGGGATGATCTGCTCAGCGCGCTGATCAGCGCCCACGATGAGGAACGGCGGCTGAACGACGACGAGCTGATTGCCATGACCTTCCTGCTGCTGGTGGCCGGGTACGTCACGACGGTCAACCTGATCGGCGGTGGCATCGCGGCGCTGCTCGCCCACCCCGACCAGCTGACCCTGTTGCGCGATCATCCGGAACTGCTGCCCGACGCGATCGAGGAGTGCCTCCGCTACGACGGCCCGGTCAACCCGGGCATCGCCCGGTTCGCCCGCGAAGACGTCGAGATCGCGGGCGTGACCGTCCCACGCGGGGCGACCGTGCTGATCGCGTCCGCGATCGCCGACCGTGATCCGGCTCGGTACCCCGACCCCGACAGGCTGGACATCACCCGGCAGAACAACGGCCACCTGGCCTTCGGGCACGGCATCCACTACTGCCTGGGCGCACCGCTCGCCCGGCTGGAGGGCCAGATCGCCATCGGGACGGTGCTGCGCCGCCTCCCGGACCTGGCTCTGGCCGTCCCTCCGGCCGAGCTGCGCCGGCGGCCCGGCGGTCTCCGCGGCCCGGTGCAGCTGCCCGTCACGTTCGCGCCCCTGGGCGACCGGACAACCTGA
- a CDS encoding PLP-dependent cysteine synthase family protein, producing the protein MNDVLSSAVEAIGATPLVRLDRITSGLDGTVLAKLDYLNPGGSKKDRAAKGIIEEAERSGLLRPGQPVVELTSGNMGTGLAIVCAVKGYPFIAVMSRGNSPERARMMAALGAEVVLVDQLPGSVPGQVSGGDLERVDAAAREVARSRGAFRADQFHRAGNWLAHYHGTGRELWQQTGGALDGFVDFLGSGGTYAGVTKALKEHNPAARCYVVEPAGAAVLAGRPLSHPDHPIQGGGYAMSDLDFLAGVPIDGFVQVTGDEARSAARQLAGREGIFGGYSSGANLAAALKLLDGEMRGKTLAVIVCDSGLKYLSTDLWADV; encoded by the coding sequence ATGAACGACGTCCTGTCCTCCGCCGTGGAAGCGATCGGGGCGACCCCGCTGGTGCGGCTCGACCGGATCACGAGCGGGCTGGACGGGACCGTTCTGGCCAAGCTCGACTACCTCAACCCGGGCGGGTCCAAGAAGGACCGTGCCGCGAAAGGGATCATCGAGGAGGCCGAACGTTCCGGACTGCTCCGGCCCGGACAACCGGTCGTCGAGCTGACCAGCGGCAATATGGGCACCGGACTGGCCATCGTGTGCGCCGTCAAGGGCTACCCGTTCATCGCGGTGATGTCCAGGGGAAACTCACCGGAACGGGCCCGGATGATGGCCGCGCTCGGCGCCGAGGTGGTCCTCGTCGACCAGCTGCCCGGCTCCGTACCGGGGCAGGTTTCCGGCGGAGACCTGGAACGCGTCGATGCCGCCGCGCGGGAGGTCGCCCGGAGCCGCGGCGCATTCCGCGCCGACCAGTTCCACCGCGCCGGCAACTGGCTCGCCCACTACCACGGCACAGGCCGGGAACTGTGGCAGCAGACGGGCGGCGCCCTCGACGGCTTCGTCGACTTCCTCGGCTCGGGCGGGACATACGCGGGCGTCACCAAAGCCCTCAAGGAACACAACCCGGCCGCACGCTGCTACGTCGTCGAACCGGCCGGCGCCGCGGTTCTGGCCGGACGGCCCCTCAGCCACCCCGATCACCCGATACAGGGCGGCGGCTACGCCATGAGCGACCTGGACTTCCTGGCCGGTGTGCCGATCGACGGCTTCGTCCAGGTCACCGGTGACGAGGCGAGAAGCGCCGCCCGCCAACTGGCCGGCCGGGAAGGCATCTTCGGGGGCTACTCCTCCGGCGCCAACCTCGCCGCGGCCCTGAAGCTGCTCGACGGCGAGATGCGGGGAAAGACCCTCGCCGTCATCGTCTGCGACTCCGGCCTCAAGTACCTGTCCACCGATCTCTGGGCAGATGTCTGA
- a CDS encoding RNA polymerase sigma factor, translated as MDEALLRSLTPSVLGILVRRGADFAAAEDAVQDALVEAVRVWPTSPPRDPKGWLVTAAWRRFLDATRADTARRRREERLDAEPDPGPTPTGDDTLQLYFLCAHPSLTPSSAVALTLRAVGGLTTRQIAQAYLVPEATMAQRISRAKRTVSGVRFDRPGDVATVLRVLYLVFNEGYSGDVDLAAEAIRLTRQLAAQVDHPEVAGLLALMLLHHARRAARTASDGNLVPLAEQDRGRWDTTLIAEGVKILQSALARDRPGEFQAQAAIAALHADAPTAEETDWVQIVEWYDELTRLSDSPVVRLNRAVAVGEADGPRAGLAALAALDDSLPRHTAVAAYLHERDGDLATAARLYAEAAQKAPNVAERNHLTRQAARLNAHRRR; from the coding sequence ATGGACGAGGCCCTGCTGAGGAGCCTCACGCCGAGCGTGCTCGGCATCCTCGTCCGCCGCGGAGCCGACTTCGCGGCGGCCGAGGACGCCGTCCAGGACGCGCTGGTCGAGGCGGTCCGCGTCTGGCCGACCAGCCCGCCGCGGGACCCGAAGGGCTGGCTGGTCACCGCGGCCTGGCGCCGGTTCCTCGACGCGACCCGCGCGGACACCGCCCGCCGCCGGCGTGAGGAACGCCTCGACGCGGAGCCGGACCCCGGTCCCACGCCCACCGGCGACGACACGCTCCAGCTCTACTTCCTGTGCGCGCACCCCTCGTTGACACCGTCGTCCGCGGTCGCGCTCACGCTGCGCGCCGTCGGCGGGCTGACCACCCGCCAGATCGCCCAGGCCTACCTGGTGCCCGAAGCGACCATGGCCCAGCGGATCAGCCGGGCCAAGCGCACCGTCTCCGGCGTACGGTTCGACCGGCCCGGAGACGTCGCCACCGTGCTGCGCGTCCTCTACCTGGTCTTCAACGAGGGCTACTCCGGCGACGTCGACCTCGCGGCCGAGGCCATCCGGCTCACCCGGCAGCTCGCGGCCCAGGTCGACCACCCCGAGGTGGCGGGGTTGCTCGCCCTCATGCTGCTCCACCACGCCCGGCGCGCCGCCCGCACGGCATCCGACGGCAACCTGGTGCCGCTGGCCGAGCAGGACCGCGGCCGGTGGGACACCACATTGATCGCCGAGGGCGTCAAGATCCTGCAGTCGGCCCTCGCCCGCGACCGGCCGGGCGAATTCCAGGCCCAGGCCGCCATCGCGGCACTCCACGCCGACGCGCCCACCGCCGAGGAGACCGACTGGGTACAGATCGTCGAGTGGTACGACGAGCTCACGCGCCTGAGTGACAGCCCGGTCGTACGGCTCAACCGCGCCGTCGCCGTCGGTGAGGCCGACGGACCGCGCGCCGGCCTGGCGGCGCTCGCGGCGCTGGACGACTCACTGCCCCGCCACACCGCGGTGGCGGCGTACCTCCACGAGCGCGACGGCGACCTGGCGACGGCGGCACGCCTGTACGCCGAGGCGGCCCAGAAGGCCCCGAACGTCGCCGAGCGCAACCACCTGACACGCCAGGCGGCCCGACTCAACGCCCACCGACGCCGCTGA
- a CDS encoding transglycosylase SLT domain-containing protein: protein MTMTTRTRIARLRTLGLTGIATTGAAAAAITLMPTNAQAAEATQVHASSVVKVSGSDSRATSGQKTGYGNNLDGWIKQSLQIMKSKGIPGSYEGLKRNIMRESAGNPNAQNNWDVNAKQGTPSKGLLQVIDPTFHAYHVSGTAQSITDPVANITAAANYAAHRYGSIDNVNSAY from the coding sequence ATGACCATGACCACTCGCACCCGCATCGCTCGTCTCCGCACCCTCGGCCTCACCGGCATCGCCACGACCGGTGCCGCAGCCGCCGCCATCACCCTGATGCCGACGAACGCACAGGCCGCCGAAGCAACGCAGGTGCACGCCTCCTCCGTGGTCAAGGTCTCCGGCAGCGACAGCCGCGCCACCTCCGGGCAGAAGACCGGCTACGGCAACAACCTCGACGGCTGGATCAAGCAGTCTCTGCAGATCATGAAGTCCAAGGGCATCCCCGGCAGCTACGAGGGCCTCAAGCGCAACATCATGCGCGAATCCGCCGGTAACCCCAACGCGCAGAACAACTGGGACGTCAACGCCAAGCAGGGCACCCCGTCCAAGGGCCTGCTGCAGGTCATCGACCCCACCTTCCACGCCTACCACGTCTCCGGCACCGCGCAGAGCATCACCGACCCGGTCGCCAACATCACCGCGGCCGCCAACTACGCCGCCCACCGCTACGGCTCCATCGACAACGTCAACTCCGCGTACTGA
- a CDS encoding DUF1152 domain-containing protein, whose amino-acid sequence MTELFIAAGGGGDPIGTALTHATLGADADAVVLTYAWERLTVDPLPGPLAPHDFTGLDRDTLPVPLVTTGSQPRGPRGCTLPRLAGDLPTRLALLDPYAGVAGLAEQIGRTARALGADHISVVDMGGDILAHGDEPTLVSPLPDALALASCQLAGVPATVYVAGPGLDGEVPEATLLTRVAGDGTDLDGTLPMWAATVFRWHPSEASTLLAAAAAGLRGPCLTREGAGPIPLTDRSGRFWDLPLTRALDHNRLAQGLLEARPDTLTGAEDVSLRLYGFNEVERERQRAIRRHTARDLIDDETFLSELDSWLHVQRAGHPDARYVSVRCAVESLGYDWRLTEQVRDLLTKHRPGLDAFPLLSLTN is encoded by the coding sequence GTGACCGAGCTGTTCATCGCGGCGGGCGGCGGCGGTGATCCGATCGGCACGGCCCTCACCCACGCCACGCTGGGCGCCGACGCCGATGCCGTCGTCCTCACCTACGCCTGGGAACGGCTCACCGTGGATCCGCTTCCCGGCCCCCTCGCCCCGCACGACTTCACCGGCCTCGACCGCGACACCCTGCCGGTGCCACTCGTCACGACCGGATCGCAGCCGCGCGGGCCACGCGGATGCACCCTCCCCCGACTGGCCGGAGACCTGCCGACGAGGCTCGCGCTCCTCGACCCCTACGCCGGAGTCGCGGGGCTCGCCGAGCAGATCGGGCGGACCGCCCGCGCACTCGGCGCCGACCACATCAGCGTCGTGGACATGGGCGGCGACATCCTCGCCCATGGCGACGAACCCACCCTCGTCAGCCCCCTGCCGGACGCGCTCGCCCTGGCGTCCTGCCAGCTGGCCGGCGTCCCCGCCACCGTCTACGTCGCCGGCCCCGGCCTCGACGGCGAGGTGCCCGAAGCAACCCTGCTGACCCGTGTCGCAGGCGACGGCACGGACCTCGACGGCACCCTCCCCATGTGGGCGGCGACCGTCTTCCGCTGGCACCCGTCCGAGGCCAGCACCCTGCTCGCCGCAGCCGCTGCCGGGCTGCGCGGTCCCTGCCTCACGAGGGAAGGCGCGGGCCCGATACCGCTCACCGACCGCAGCGGCCGCTTCTGGGACCTGCCGCTCACCCGGGCCCTGGACCACAACCGCCTCGCCCAAGGCCTCCTGGAGGCCCGCCCCGACACCCTGACCGGCGCGGAGGACGTAAGTCTAAGGCTGTACGGATTCAACGAGGTCGAACGCGAGCGGCAACGCGCGATCCGTCGCCACACCGCCCGCGACCTCATCGACGACGAGACCTTCCTAAGCGAACTGGACAGCTGGCTCCACGTACAGCGCGCCGGCCACCCCGACGCGCGGTACGTGAGCGTCCGTTGCGCAGTCGAGTCCCTGGGCTACGACTGGCGCCTGACCGAACAGGTCCGGGACCTGCTGACCAAGCACCGTCCCGGTCTTGACGCCTTCCCGCTCCTGTCACTGACGAACTGA